The DNA segment ACACCAAATCGGCATAGTACCCCTCTTTGATAAAACCACGCTTCTCAATTTTAAATATTTTTGCAGGGTTATGTGCCATTTTCTCTACAATACGCTCTACAGATATTTTATTTTGATGGTATGCTTCAAATAGTGCTACAACAGCGTGCTGTACTAATGGTCCGCCCGAAGGAGCACTTGTATAAGGGTTCTTCTTCTCATCAAGTGTATGCGGAGCATGGTCAGTTGCAATAACATCTATCCTGTCATCTAGTAGAGCCTTCCATAGTGCATCTCTATCGGCTTCCGTTTTAACAGCAGGGTTCCATTTTATTAATGAACCTTTATTTTCATAATCAGCATCAGTAAACCAAAGATGGTGTATACATACTTCGGCAGTAATTTTCTTTTCTTCTAACGGAATTTTGTTCGTAAACAATTCTGTTTCTTTAGCTGTAGATACATGAAAAACATGTAATCTTGCTCCTGTTTTTTTAGCTAGTGCAATGGCTCTTGATGACGATATATAGCACGCCTCAGCACTACGTATTAACGGATGATATTTCATAGGGATATCATCGCCATACTCTTCTTTATATTTTTCCAAATTATGTCTCACGGTAGCTTCGTCCTCACAATGCGCCGCAATAAGCATAGATGTACTCGAAAATATTTTCTCAAGTACTGCTTCATCGTCTACAAGCATATTCCCTGTAGATGAGCCTAAGAACAACTTGATTCCTGCTACATTTTTAGGATTTGTTTTGAGCACCTCTTCTAAGTTATCATTTGTGCCTCCCATCATAAACGAATAGTTAGCATAAGAAACCTCGGCTGCTCTTTTATACTTATCTTCTAGCAAATCCTGAGTTACAGCATTGGGCACTGTATTTGGTTGCTCTATAAAAGAGGTTATACCACCAGCTACCGCAGCACGCGATTCGGTTTC comes from the Flavobacterium arcticum genome and includes:
- a CDS encoding dihydroorotase, which produces MNRILIKNAKIVNEGTIFEGDLLIEDKYIKEIGDSISPKTSDVKIIDAEGSYLIPGMIDDQVHFREPGLTHKGNIETESRAAVAGGITSFIEQPNTVPNAVTQDLLEDKYKRAAEVSYANYSFMMGGTNDNLEEVLKTNPKNVAGIKLFLGSSTGNMLVDDEAVLEKIFSSTSMLIAAHCEDEATVRHNLEKYKEEYGDDIPMKYHPLIRSAEACYISSSRAIALAKKTGARLHVFHVSTAKETELFTNKIPLEEKKITAEVCIHHLWFTDADYENKGSLIKWNPAVKTEADRDALWKALLDDRIDVIATDHAPHTLDEKKNPYTSAPSGGPLVQHAVVALFEAYHQNKISVERIVEKMAHNPAKIFKIEKRGFIKEGYYADLVLINPGLPWNVKKENILYKCGWSPFEGTNFKSRITHTFVNGQLVYNNFKVKDIHCGERLLFNRS